A stretch of the Mustela lutreola isolate mMusLut2 chromosome 18, mMusLut2.pri, whole genome shotgun sequence genome encodes the following:
- the LOC131820397 gene encoding basic salivary proline-rich protein 2-like produces the protein MSPHRDVGHVRTGHQRRRRAARLGAGVSPPPPRAAAEAGEPRAARGPQGRPQGAERPNEENGQRAVDVGPVSPRPGPGPGPGGPSLPPPAAPRPARFRGAARRPGPAPENARTPAVPAANVATAPHAPPRAPVPPAVTARAARGLVVLGTRRGCRAPPAAPPSRGSPRGSAAHPHAGAPGAETAARPLPAPPPGRTAPAAPAASPSSAATPSPLGFPDPAPPGAFGPRLPSSGPSPTSPLCDAPATPAPTGAGTPSPGRGSPARMRAALFPRTCASAGGGAVASAHLCERPAGSPASSRAPSSARGGGSSGSCGAPASAPEGPPPPPARQRAPRVLRRLPALPRAPGLFRRRQARPASPPAPSPPGRALPQPAAGRTAAARHWALTSASEAQPLRRARPGFEPRGPERPQPQPGARAHGRAASGLEREPAPPLPAPGTEPLRAGPSSARRPLNPFRSRGSSCRCWRSGRAERRRLGTHDSPTRRGADGEVDPGAPREYCLHPPATPQEAKPGSRRRAGVSA, from the coding sequence ATGTCGCCCCATCGTGATGTCGGGCACGTTCGCACTGGCCACCAGCGGAGGCGCCGGGCGGCCCGGCTCGGTGCCGGGGtaagccccccgcccccacgagCCGCGGCGGAGGCCGGCGAACCCCGGGCGGCTCGGGGTCCTCAAGGGCGGCCACAGGGCGCAGAGCGGCCGAACGAGGAGAACGGGCAACGCGCCGTGGACGTGGGTCCCGTCTCCCCGCGTCCCGGTCCCGGTCCCGGTCCCGGAGGGCCCTCTCTCCCGCCTCCTGCGGCCCCACGACCCGCGCGCTTCCGAGGCGCAGCGCGCAGGCCCGGGCCAGCCCCCGAGAACGCGCGGACCCCGGCCGTGCCAGCAGCAAACGTGGCCACGGcgccccacgcccctccccgagCGCCTGTTCCCCCCGCGGTCACCGCGAGGGCAGCGCGGGGGCTCGTCGTCCTCGGGACGCGGCGCGGCTGCCGAGCCCCACCCGCGGCACCCCCTTCCCGGGGCAGTCCTCGCGGATCGGCCGCCCACCCCCACGCCGGCGCCCCCGGGGCCGAGACCGCCGCCCGCCCTCTGCCCGCACCTCCGCCGGGGAGgaccgcccccgccgcccccgccgcctcccCCAGCTCGGCAGCCACCCCCTCGCCACTCGGCTTCCCCGACCCTGCGCCTCCGGGGGCGTTCGGCCCCCGCCTTCCGTCCTCGGGGCCCTCCCCTACCTCGCCGCTCTGCGACGCGCCCGCCACCCCCGCGCCCACCGGAGCCGGGACTCCGAGCCCCGGTCGGGGGTCTCCGGCGCGCATGCGCGCGGCCCTCTTCCCGCGCACCTGTGCGAGCGCCGGAGGCGGGGCGGTCGCCTCCGCGCACCTGTGCGAGCGCCCCGCGGGCTCCCCGGCATCCTCCCGCGCGCCATCCAGcgcccgggggggggggtcttccgGCTCTTGCGGCGCCCCCGCGAGCGCCCCGGAGGGTCCTCCGCCGCCTCCCGCGCGCCAGCGAGCGCCCCGGGTCCTCCGGCGCCTTCCCGCGCTCCCCAGAGCGCCCGGGCTGTTCCGGCGCCGCCAGGCCCGCCCGGCGAGTCCCCCTGCGCCCTCGCCCCCGGGACGCGCGCTCCCCCAGCCCGCCGCGGGGCGGACGGCGGCGGCCCGGCACTGGGCACTCACCTCGGCCTCGGAGGCCCAGCCGCTCCGCCGAGCGCGCCCAGGCTTCGAGCCGCGGGGGCCGGAGCGGCCGCAGCCTCAGCCGGGCGCGCGTGCACACGGGCGCGCAGCCTCCGGGCTGGAGCGCGAGCCCGCGCCGCCCCTGCCCGCTCCGGGGACGGAGCCGCTCCGCGCGGGGCCCTCCTCCGCCCGCCGCCCGCTTAACCCTTTCCGCAGCCGCGGCAGCTCCTGCAGATGCTGGCGCTCCGGGCGTGCAGAGCGGCGCCGCCTGGGTACCCACGACAGCCCCACGCGGAGGGGCGCCGACGGCGAGGTGGACCCCGGTGCGCCTCGTGAATACTGCTTGcaccccccagccaccccacAAGAAGCGAAACCAGGTTCCCGCCGGCGCGCGGGGGTCTCTGCCTGA